One part of the Desulfonema ishimotonii genome encodes these proteins:
- a CDS encoding Lcl domain-containing protein yields the protein MLDAGFVLNRCVDYQSAVQYADTLTTGGHTDWRLPRLSELESILRKPPLFPSARSRWLWSSEMYWHGWNKKVHGFMAVGPATWKKDAIGAEQCGSVLAVRP from the coding sequence ATGCTGGACGCCGGGTTTGTGCTGAACCGATGTGTTGACTATCAGTCGGCGGTGCAGTATGCGGACACCCTGACCACCGGCGGCCATACGGACTGGCGGCTTCCCCGGCTCAGCGAACTGGAGAGCATCCTCAGAAAGCCCCCGCTCTTCCCGTCTGCCCGTTCCAGATGGCTCTGGTCATCGGAAATGTACTGGCACGGCTGGAATAAGAAAGTACACGGATTCATGGCCGTCGGCCCGGCGACCTGGAAAAAGGACGCCATCGGAGCGGAACAGTGCGGATCGGTCCTTGCGGTAAGGCCGTAG
- a CDS encoding sigma-54-dependent transcriptional regulator has translation MDILNKDLLIIDDEENMRHMLTALLTKSGYRIDEAADGSEGLEKVRQKQYDFILCDLKMPNMDGMAFLREAGTYLDATTVIVMSAYGSIDTAIDAMKQGAYDYISKPFKSDEVCLALKKAEEREKLKRENFQLRERLKSIEAHCNFANMIGKSSAMQAIFRLSEKVAQYDTTVLVTGESGTGKELIARGIHFKSDRSQEPFIAVNCGGIPETLLESEFFGYRKGAFTGADRNKKGLFEEADGGTLFLDEIGELPRALQVKFLRVLQENEVRPIGASKTRKVNVRILAATSKNLEAEVQEGRFRQDLFYRLNVMPLRLPPLRERPEDIPLLCRHFIRRFNENLKENIEGISPEAMSILIRHKWPGNVRELENMIERAVILTDGAILSAEHFSLETGHLPEEDLFESLFEGYSLKAAQKILEKNLITKALSATGGNRTKATQLLEISHPSLLTKIKAYDISL, from the coding sequence ATGGACATTCTGAACAAAGACCTGCTCATTATCGACGATGAAGAGAATATGCGTCATATGCTGACCGCGCTGCTCACCAAATCCGGCTATCGGATAGACGAGGCCGCCGATGGCAGTGAGGGCCTGGAAAAAGTCCGGCAGAAACAATATGATTTTATCCTCTGCGACCTGAAGATGCCGAACATGGACGGCATGGCCTTCCTCCGGGAGGCCGGAACATATCTGGATGCCACGACCGTGATCGTCATGTCGGCCTACGGGAGCATCGACACGGCAATCGACGCCATGAAACAGGGGGCCTACGATTATATCTCCAAACCCTTCAAGTCGGATGAGGTCTGTCTGGCGTTAAAAAAAGCCGAGGAGCGGGAGAAGCTGAAACGGGAAAATTTCCAGCTCCGGGAGCGGCTGAAAAGCATTGAGGCCCACTGTAATTTCGCCAACATGATCGGTAAAAGCAGCGCCATGCAGGCCATCTTCAGGCTTTCGGAAAAGGTGGCCCAGTATGATACCACCGTTCTGGTCACCGGCGAGAGCGGCACCGGCAAGGAACTCATCGCCCGGGGCATCCATTTCAAAAGCGACCGCTCACAGGAACCGTTTATCGCGGTCAACTGCGGCGGAATACCTGAGACGCTTCTGGAAAGCGAATTCTTCGGATACCGGAAGGGGGCGTTCACCGGGGCGGACCGGAACAAAAAAGGGCTGTTTGAAGAGGCAGACGGGGGCACCCTTTTCCTGGATGAGATCGGCGAACTCCCCCGCGCCCTTCAGGTGAAATTCCTGCGGGTGTTACAGGAAAACGAAGTCCGGCCCATCGGGGCCTCAAAAACCCGGAAGGTGAACGTCCGAATCCTTGCCGCGACCTCCAAGAACCTGGAAGCGGAGGTTCAGGAGGGGCGATTCCGCCAGGATCTCTTTTACCGGTTAAACGTCATGCCCTTAAGACTGCCGCCGCTGAGAGAGCGTCCCGAGGATATTCCGCTCCTCTGCCGCCATTTTATCCGGCGCTTCAACGAGAATCTGAAGGAAAATATAGAGGGCATCAGCCCCGAGGCCATGTCGATTCTGATCCGGCACAAGTGGCCGGGAAATGTCAGAGAATTGGAAAACATGATTGAACGGGCCGTCATCCTCACGGATGGGGCGATACTCTCTGCCGAACATTTTTCCCTTGAGACGGGACATCTCCCGGAAGAAGACCTGTTTGAGTCTCTTTTTGAAGGGTATTCCCTCAAGGCCGCCCAGAAAATTCTTGAAAAAAATCTGATCACAAAGGCCCTTTCCGCCACAGGGGGCAACCGGACCAAGGCGACCCAGCTCCTTGAAATCAGCCATCCGTCCCTGCTGACAAAAATAAAAGCCTATGACATTTCGCTGTAG
- a CDS encoding beta-ketoacyl-ACP synthase III, with the protein MGVGHFVPDKRLSNEDLEKMVDTSDEWITSRTGIRERRILEAGQGTSHMAARAAEKALEQRGMAASELDLIILATVTPDMPVPSAVSLVQKAINAENCWGFDLNGGCSGFIYALVTGAQFIDAGTHKKVMVIGADKMSSIIDYEDRDTCVLFGDGAGAVILEPSEDHACIIDAELHLDGDGAQYLHIEAGGSRTPASRETVEQKKHYVCQDGRTVFRHAVTCMADVSKRLLDRNHLCPEDIKFLIPHQANLRIINAVSKRLNLKPDQVITNIEKYGNTTAATIPIAMSEACQQGVLAPGDWLLLSAFGAGFTWGSILMKWGMDYSEMS; encoded by the coding sequence ATGGGTGTAGGACATTTTGTTCCTGATAAGAGACTGAGCAATGAAGATCTGGAAAAAATGGTCGATACCAGTGATGAGTGGATTACCTCCAGGACCGGTATCAGAGAACGGCGCATTCTTGAAGCGGGTCAGGGCACGTCACATATGGCTGCCAGGGCCGCTGAAAAGGCGCTGGAGCAGCGGGGAATGGCGGCGTCCGAGCTGGATCTGATCATCCTTGCCACGGTGACGCCGGATATGCCGGTCCCCAGTGCGGTCTCCCTTGTTCAGAAGGCGATAAATGCGGAAAACTGCTGGGGGTTTGACCTGAATGGCGGGTGTTCGGGATTTATTTATGCGCTGGTGACCGGCGCCCAGTTTATCGACGCCGGTACCCATAAAAAAGTAATGGTGATCGGTGCGGACAAGATGAGCAGCATTATCGACTATGAAGACCGGGATACCTGCGTACTTTTCGGAGATGGCGCGGGCGCCGTCATTTTGGAGCCTTCGGAAGACCATGCCTGCATCATCGACGCAGAGCTTCACCTGGACGGGGACGGCGCTCAGTATCTTCACATCGAAGCCGGCGGAAGCCGGACCCCGGCGTCACGGGAAACCGTTGAGCAGAAAAAACATTACGTCTGCCAGGACGGGCGGACGGTCTTCAGACATGCGGTGACCTGCATGGCCGATGTATCAAAACGGCTTCTGGACAGAAACCACCTGTGTCCCGAAGATATTAAATTTCTGATCCCCCACCAGGCCAATCTGAGGATCATCAATGCAGTTTCAAAAAGATTGAACCTGAAGCCGGATCAGGTGATCACCAACATTGAAAAGTACGGAAATACCACGGCGGCCACGATTCCCATCGCCATGTCCGAGGCCTGCCAGCAGGGCGTTCTGGCTCCCGGAGACTGGCTTCTCCTGTCGGCTTTCGGGGCCGGGTTCACCTGGGGCAGTATTCTGATGAAATGGGGCATGGACTACAGCGAAATGTCATAG
- a CDS encoding nucleotide exchange factor GrpE, with product MKNSRAVWDQYINEYASDVGEAATASPPVSPESATAADSVGIPGITENPPEPDAAPLLLDDSDDVPDDMIDPVSLKLDEIERHLERLGREFESKLKHDTHKNRVIDTLHRELQEYKKDVIKKQVKALIMDIIQFVDNSRKLAQHYSVQDASAADPRKLIRLLNGIPSNLEDVMGRQGVSSFTCEDSVFDPTRQRVLRRVETSDPSEDKTIAQRLHPGYEWDGDMIRPELVSVYVHREVRVEEVRDSDE from the coding sequence GTGAAAAATTCCAGGGCGGTCTGGGATCAGTATATCAACGAATACGCATCCGATGTGGGCGAGGCGGCAACCGCTTCACCGCCTGTTTCCCCGGAATCGGCCACGGCTGCCGATTCCGTCGGAATCCCCGGCATCACTGAAAACCCGCCGGAGCCGGATGCGGCCCCCCTTCTGCTGGACGATTCGGACGACGTGCCGGACGATATGATTGATCCGGTCAGCCTGAAGCTGGATGAAATTGAGCGCCACTTGGAACGGCTTGGCCGGGAATTTGAAAGCAAACTAAAGCATGACACCCATAAAAACAGAGTTATTGATACCCTTCACAGGGAACTCCAGGAATACAAGAAGGATGTGATAAAGAAACAGGTAAAAGCCCTGATTATGGACATCATACAATTTGTTGATAACTCAAGGAAACTGGCGCAGCACTATAGTGTGCAGGATGCATCGGCGGCAGATCCCCGCAAACTGATCCGCCTGCTGAACGGCATTCCGTCAAACCTGGAAGATGTTATGGGCAGACAGGGGGTCAGTTCGTTTACCTGCGAAGACAGCGTATTTGATCCGACCCGGCAGCGGGTATTGCGCCGGGTGGAAACATCCGATCCGTCTGAAGACAAAACCATAGCGCAGCGTTTGCATCCGGGATATGAGTGGGACGGTGATATGATACGGCCGGAACTGGTATCCGTTTACGTCCACCGGGAAGTCCGGGTTGAAGAGGTGAGGGATTCTGATGAGTAA
- a CDS encoding Hsp70 family protein — MSKTIKQIFGIDLGTTYSSIACVDEYGKAVVIPNAENQRVTPSVVFFDAGNIVVGDVAKESAKIYPDDVVSFVKRSMGEPNFLFEHNSKSYRAEEISSFIIRKIVQDAEESLGIKGIRDVVITCPAYFGINEREATRRAGEIAGFNVRQIINEPTAAAIAYGSMESQKKSVVLVYDLGGGTFDITMIDVKPNDSIEVICTGGDHNLGGKDWDDRIVAHLVQEFQSATGSDEDILEDPDTCQDLQLSAEKAKKILSQREKTPVLITHGGERVKVILERTVFESVTQDLLERTISLTHEMLQEARKKGYETFDEIILVGGSSRMPQVGGRIEQEFDVASRLFDPDESVAKGAAFYGWKLFLQEEVREKISQKTGHAIDDLDDLGDLDLDGVLGEVEQLVADDTGYALTDVQRAKMKIKNVTSKSFGVIAHDADDREIVYNLILRNTDVPIVTTRSFGTAIANQSAASIQIMENENSDIITRPEHAITIGTAVLNLPSDLKEDTPIEITFKLNEEGRLEINAEETSETRRSVHVTIETQSVIQGEELEKAKARTKETVVS; from the coding sequence ATGAGTAAGACGATCAAACAAATTTTTGGAATTGACCTTGGCACGACCTATTCCTCCATCGCATGTGTGGATGAATATGGTAAGGCCGTTGTTATCCCCAACGCGGAAAACCAGCGGGTAACCCCTTCGGTGGTCTTTTTTGACGCCGGCAACATCGTGGTGGGCGATGTGGCCAAGGAAAGCGCCAAGATCTATCCCGACGATGTTGTCAGCTTTGTCAAACGCTCGATGGGGGAGCCGAATTTCCTTTTCGAACACAACAGCAAAAGCTACCGGGCCGAGGAAATTTCAAGCTTTATCATCCGTAAAATCGTCCAGGATGCCGAAGAGAGCCTGGGCATAAAAGGGATCAGGGATGTGGTCATCACATGCCCGGCCTATTTCGGCATCAATGAGCGGGAGGCGACCCGCCGGGCCGGTGAAATCGCGGGGTTCAATGTCCGCCAGATTATCAACGAACCGACGGCCGCCGCCATTGCCTACGGCTCCATGGAGTCCCAGAAAAAAAGCGTCGTGCTGGTCTACGACCTCGGGGGCGGCACCTTCGATATCACCATGATCGACGTAAAGCCCAACGATTCCATCGAGGTGATCTGCACGGGCGGCGACCACAACCTCGGGGGCAAGGACTGGGATGACCGCATTGTGGCCCACCTGGTTCAGGAGTTCCAGAGTGCGACCGGATCGGATGAGGACATCCTGGAAGACCCGGATACCTGCCAGGATCTCCAGCTCTCTGCGGAAAAGGCCAAAAAAATTCTGAGTCAGCGGGAAAAAACGCCGGTGCTGATCACCCACGGCGGGGAACGGGTCAAGGTCATTCTGGAACGCACGGTATTTGAATCCGTCACCCAGGATCTGCTGGAGCGGACCATCTCACTGACCCATGAAATGCTTCAGGAGGCCCGGAAAAAGGGATATGAGACCTTTGACGAGATCATCCTCGTCGGCGGCTCCTCCCGGATGCCCCAGGTGGGAGGCCGCATTGAACAGGAATTCGACGTGGCGTCCAGGCTCTTTGACCCGGATGAATCCGTTGCAAAGGGCGCGGCCTTCTATGGCTGGAAACTCTTTCTCCAGGAAGAGGTCAGAGAAAAGATCTCTCAGAAAACAGGCCATGCGATTGACGATCTGGACGACCTCGGAGATCTGGATCTGGACGGCGTTCTGGGCGAGGTGGAGCAGCTGGTGGCCGATGACACCGGGTACGCGCTGACCGACGTCCAGCGTGCCAAAATGAAGATCAAAAACGTCACCAGCAAGAGCTTCGGGGTCATTGCCCATGATGCGGATGACAGGGAGATCGTCTACAACCTGATTCTCAGAAACACGGATGTCCCCATTGTCACCACACGCTCCTTTGGCACGGCCATCGCCAACCAGAGCGCGGCCTCCATCCAGATCATGGAAAATGAAAACAGCGACATTATCACCCGGCCCGAACACGCCATCACCATCGGTACGGCGGTCCTGAACCTCCCCTCTGATCTGAAGGAGGATACCCCCATTGAAATCACGTTTAAACTCAACGAAGAGGGACGGCTTGAAATCAATGCCGAAGAAACCAGCGAGACCCGGCGTTCCGTGCATGTCACCATTGAAACCCAGTCGGTTATCCAGGGGGAAGAGCTGGAAAAAGCCAAAGCCCGCACTAAAGAGACCGTTGTTTCCTGA
- a CDS encoding radical SAM protein: MNDTFFSLILLPTLRCNAACDYCFENKTDGQLSMAELDIITDRLLDYMAEKEIGHLSVYWQGGEVMTLSPTWIERACDRMREAAEKRNREIFHFLQSNMIGYDRSWNRVISAVFGNSVGTSFDIPNRHRKVNGGDTEAYDRIWRRNISEAQDSGIHIGVIAIPNPGTLALGARRFYSRFVTELGIRDFQINTPFPGGSSNAVKQGLPLDNRQLSRFMKELADLRMADTENGPPVCIAPFDGLLDYFTGEASETPCIWQDNCANDFICIDPGGNVSQCDCWAASYPAFRFGNILRERRLSHILEHSPARQQFLARPGRLIQSEDCLSCDYLALCHGGCPVRAYTTTGTLFAKDPYCETYQAIFRHMEELAARIAAKDASANSFRADGDTGPMRSA, encoded by the coding sequence ATGAACGACACCTTCTTTTCCCTCATCCTCCTGCCGACCCTGAGATGCAATGCGGCATGTGATTATTGCTTTGAGAACAAAACCGATGGGCAATTGTCAATGGCCGAACTCGATATCATCACCGACCGCCTGCTCGACTACATGGCGGAAAAGGAGATCGGCCATCTGTCGGTGTACTGGCAGGGGGGCGAGGTCATGACCCTTTCGCCGACGTGGATTGAACGGGCATGTGACCGGATGCGGGAGGCCGCAGAAAAACGGAACAGGGAAATATTCCACTTTCTCCAATCCAATATGATCGGGTACGACCGGTCGTGGAACCGGGTCATCTCGGCGGTATTCGGGAACAGCGTCGGGACCTCCTTTGATATCCCCAACCGGCACCGGAAAGTGAACGGCGGCGACACGGAAGCCTATGACCGCATCTGGCGGCGCAATATCTCCGAAGCACAGGACAGTGGCATTCATATCGGCGTCATTGCCATCCCCAACCCCGGCACCCTCGCCCTGGGGGCCCGGCGCTTCTATTCCCGGTTTGTAACGGAACTGGGCATCCGCGATTTTCAGATCAACACCCCGTTTCCCGGGGGCAGCAGCAACGCCGTAAAGCAGGGGCTTCCCCTGGATAACCGGCAACTGAGCCGGTTTATGAAGGAACTGGCCGATCTTCGGATGGCGGACACAGAAAACGGCCCCCCGGTGTGCATCGCCCCTTTTGACGGCCTGCTCGACTATTTTACCGGGGAGGCATCGGAAACGCCCTGCATCTGGCAGGACAATTGCGCCAATGACTTCATCTGCATCGACCCCGGCGGCAACGTCTCCCAATGCGACTGCTGGGCGGCCAGCTATCCGGCGTTTCGTTTTGGAAACATCCTCAGAGAACGCCGCCTCTCACACATTCTTGAACACAGCCCGGCCCGGCAGCAGTTCCTGGCCCGACCGGGCCGGCTGATTCAGTCGGAAGACTGCCTGTCATGCGACTATCTCGCCCTGTGCCACGGCGGATGCCCTGTCCGGGCCTATACCACCACCGGCACCCTTTTCGCCAAAGACCCGTATTGCGAAACCTATCAGGCGATCTTCCGTCATATGGAGGAGCTGGCCGCCCGGATTGCCGCAAAAGACGCATCTGCAAACAGCTTCAGGGCAGACGGAGACACCGGGCCGATGCGGTCAGCGTAA
- the asd gene encoding aspartate-semialdehyde dehydrogenase, producing the protein MLKTGFVGWRGMVGSVLMERMQAEDDFRGFEPLFFSTSQAGQAGPDVGIDVPPVADAFDYDLLKSMDIIVSCQGGGYTEKCYPELRKSGWNGYWIDAASTLRMADNSVIVLDPVNRSVIDRALDSGVRDYVGGNCTVSLMLMALGGLFEKNLVEWMTSMTYQAASGAGANNMRELVSQMRAIGTGADALLNNPGAAIAELDRQVISCMRDASFPTEYFGVPLAASLIPWIDRPMEDGQTREEWKGFVETNKILGRSDNPVPIDGLCVRIGSMRCHSQAFTIKLARDIPADEVEALLAGHNDWVRVIPNEKEISMRELSPARVTGTLDVPVGRIRSLNMGPGYITAFSVGDQLLWGAAEPLRRMLQILLERLS; encoded by the coding sequence ATGTTGAAAACAGGATTTGTCGGATGGCGCGGCATGGTCGGTTCCGTACTGATGGAACGGATGCAGGCCGAAGATGATTTCAGGGGCTTTGAGCCGTTGTTTTTCTCCACATCCCAGGCAGGGCAGGCCGGGCCGGATGTGGGTATTGACGTGCCGCCGGTGGCCGATGCCTTTGATTACGACCTGCTGAAATCAATGGACATTATTGTATCCTGCCAGGGCGGGGGATATACAGAGAAGTGCTATCCCGAACTTCGGAAAAGCGGGTGGAACGGATACTGGATTGACGCGGCCTCCACCCTGCGGATGGCCGATAACAGCGTGATCGTCCTTGACCCGGTCAACCGCAGTGTCATTGACAGGGCACTGGACAGCGGCGTCAGGGATTATGTCGGGGGCAACTGCACCGTATCGCTGATGCTCATGGCGCTGGGCGGGCTGTTTGAAAAGAATCTGGTGGAATGGATGACCTCCATGACCTATCAGGCCGCATCCGGGGCCGGGGCCAACAACATGCGCGAGCTGGTCAGCCAGATGCGCGCCATCGGCACCGGTGCGGATGCCCTGCTCAACAATCCGGGGGCGGCCATTGCGGAGCTGGACCGGCAGGTCATCTCCTGCATGAGAGATGCATCCTTTCCAACCGAATACTTCGGCGTGCCCCTGGCCGCCAGCCTCATCCCCTGGATTGACCGGCCCATGGAAGACGGCCAGACCCGCGAAGAATGGAAGGGCTTTGTCGAGACCAACAAAATTCTGGGCCGCTCGGACAACCCCGTGCCCATTGACGGGCTGTGCGTCCGCATCGGCTCCATGCGCTGCCACAGCCAGGCCTTTACCATTAAGCTTGCCAGAGATATTCCGGCAGATGAGGTCGAGGCCCTGCTGGCCGGACATAACGACTGGGTCCGGGTGATTCCCAATGAGAAGGAGATCTCAATGCGGGAACTTTCCCCGGCCAGAGTGACCGGCACTCTGGACGTTCCGGTGGGGCGGATTCGCAGCCTGAATATGGGACCGGGATATATCACCGCCTTTTCCGTGGGCGATCAGCTCCTCTGGGGCGCGGCAGAACCCCTGCGGCGGATGCTTCAGATTCTGCTGGAGCGGCTGTCGTAA
- a CDS encoding sensor histidine kinase — translation MLFHRLSANIILNIVFVLVLAMLLIDVVIIRSTQQLMLKDEMAEGEFLISAISQNLDDYDVDSLPWPRSAINDIDTLVAQSDFSSVLVVKNNMEEIHFSGTPDIAKTELKQITRQVIKAGRSLTWLTGTTWGVFWKQKGFMVVSAPIFRAGTTVAGISIVYNLRQLYDHLRRMQRMIFFYILINTVILALIGFFRLSKITVKPLKKLVERAEAFREDDDEILFLAEKENSEFSQLSKALNRMFNHISEGREELKLTVCSLRQANVDLKKAQHDIINAEKLASVGRLTAGIAHEIGNPIAIIIGYLDLLKRQDISAEERNEFILRTEKEIGRVSKIIRQLLDFSRPSTGDLKTAGVHEILTDMVSMFHFQPVMSDISTRLSLEAEWDQVRADPGQLRQVFLNLIINAADAIAASADASGGELFIGTAVVTDPMPDARQMLKIEFRDNGPGIPQEHLGNIFDPFFTTKSPGKGTGLGLSVCFMIVEAMGGRIRALSRAGHGTSMIIHFPLEQQQTEHPKI, via the coding sequence ATGCTGTTTCACCGGCTGAGCGCCAACATCATTCTCAACATCGTATTCGTCCTGGTGCTGGCGATGCTGCTCATTGATGTCGTGATCATCCGCTCCACCCAGCAGCTGATGCTGAAAGATGAAATGGCCGAGGGCGAATTTCTGATTTCAGCCATATCGCAAAACCTGGATGACTACGATGTGGACAGTCTCCCCTGGCCCCGCTCGGCGATAAACGATATTGATACCCTTGTCGCCCAATCGGACTTTTCCTCTGTCCTGGTCGTGAAAAACAATATGGAGGAAATCCACTTCAGCGGCACGCCCGACATCGCCAAAACAGAGCTGAAACAGATCACCCGCCAGGTCATAAAGGCGGGCAGGTCTTTAACCTGGCTGACCGGAACCACCTGGGGCGTTTTCTGGAAACAGAAGGGATTCATGGTCGTTTCCGCCCCCATATTCCGGGCCGGAACCACGGTGGCAGGAATCAGCATTGTGTACAACCTCCGCCAGCTTTATGACCATCTGCGGCGGATGCAGCGCATGATCTTTTTCTACATCCTCATCAACACCGTCATCCTGGCCCTGATCGGCTTTTTCCGGCTGTCAAAGATAACGGTGAAGCCCTTAAAAAAGCTGGTGGAACGGGCCGAGGCCTTCCGGGAGGATGACGACGAAATCCTGTTTCTGGCGGAAAAGGAAAACAGCGAGTTCAGCCAGCTTTCCAAAGCGCTGAACCGCATGTTCAACCACATTTCCGAGGGACGGGAGGAGCTGAAGCTGACGGTCTGCTCTCTGCGGCAGGCCAATGTTGACCTGAAAAAAGCGCAGCATGACATTATCAATGCGGAAAAACTCGCATCGGTGGGGCGGCTGACCGCCGGAATTGCCCATGAGATCGGCAACCCCATCGCCATTATTATCGGCTACCTGGATCTGCTGAAACGACAGGACATCTCGGCAGAGGAGAGAAACGAGTTTATCCTGCGAACGGAAAAAGAGATCGGCCGGGTCAGTAAGATTATCCGGCAGCTCCTTGATTTTTCAAGGCCGTCAACAGGAGATCTGAAGACGGCAGGGGTGCATGAGATTCTGACCGACATGGTCAGCATGTTTCACTTCCAGCCGGTGATGTCTGACATTTCAACCCGCCTGTCACTGGAGGCCGAATGGGATCAGGTCAGAGCCGATCCCGGCCAGTTGCGGCAGGTGTTTCTGAACCTCATCATCAACGCGGCAGATGCCATTGCCGCATCCGCCGATGCGTCCGGGGGGGAGCTCTTTATCGGAACTGCCGTTGTAACCGATCCGATGCCCGATGCCCGGCAGATGCTAAAAATCGAATTCAGGGATAACGGCCCCGGCATTCCACAGGAACATCTGGGAAATATTTTCGACCCGTTTTTTACAACCAAATCACCGGGCAAGGGGACGGGCCTCGGCCTTTCCGTCTGTTTTATGATTGTGGAGGCCATGGGCGGCAGAATCAGGGCCCTCAGCAGGGCGGGGCACGGCACGTCAATGATCATCCATTTTCCCCTTGAACAACAACAGACAGAGCATCCGAAGATATAA
- a CDS encoding YybH family protein, whose protein sequence is MKRIVMLALTVFLMTAPFCVAEEPSPEVMAELEAFYKSYVDTVQKKDIDAMMKLWAPGPGILLMGTGPGERFLGEEAVREAHLSFFDESDKEEIKLTWHKANISGNTAWVANMAYITTYASNKKNEYALNWTWVLNKTDGKWLLNMQHYSNLYCNGEAGE, encoded by the coding sequence ATGAAACGAATTGTTATGCTGGCATTAACCGTTTTCCTGATGACCGCCCCCTTTTGCGTTGCCGAAGAACCTTCCCCCGAAGTGATGGCGGAATTGGAGGCATTTTACAAATCATATGTCGATACCGTGCAAAAGAAGGATATTGACGCCATGATGAAATTGTGGGCGCCCGGCCCCGGCATCCTGCTGATGGGCACCGGACCGGGGGAACGCTTTCTGGGGGAAGAAGCCGTCCGGGAGGCCCATCTGAGCTTCTTTGACGAATCCGATAAGGAGGAAATCAAGCTCACCTGGCACAAGGCCAATATCAGCGGCAATACGGCCTGGGTTGCGAACATGGCGTATATCACAACCTATGCGAGCAATAAAAAGAATGAATATGCCCTCAACTGGACATGGGTTCTGAACAAAACCGACGGGAAATGGCTGCTGAACATGCAGCACTATTCCAATCTCTATTGCAACGGGGAAGCGGGGGAATAA
- a CDS encoding AraC family transcriptional regulator, with product MKQEGIRFSSLPVLQGIETVCGNSISNEIRPHIHKTYIIGIVEQGKRVIKYSDEIVTIPQNDIFIINPGQVHSCGSGDQTEHSYKFLCVNPASVITIGSQISGQAERGPYFGNIHYSCPDITRKIRHFFAIHDDSSASTLEKESLIYSILTETILAFADYPPPIYDVGKQNASVERVCNFIRKHYSENLSLGELSKIACLSPFHFQRVFTKEIGISPHNYLMHYRIGKARKKLLKTGYIAETATETGFADQSHFSKKFKQIVGINPGRYLKISL from the coding sequence ATGAAACAGGAAGGCATCAGATTTTCCAGCCTCCCCGTTCTTCAGGGCATTGAAACCGTATGCGGCAACAGCATTTCAAATGAAATTCGCCCCCATATACACAAAACGTATATTATAGGCATTGTCGAACAAGGCAAAAGGGTTATTAAATATTCTGATGAAATTGTGACAATCCCTCAGAATGATATTTTTATCATTAATCCCGGTCAGGTGCATTCCTGCGGCTCCGGCGATCAGACAGAACACAGCTATAAATTTCTTTGCGTCAATCCGGCGTCCGTTATAACTATCGGATCGCAAATTTCCGGGCAGGCGGAAAGAGGGCCATACTTTGGCAATATACATTATTCTTGCCCGGACATCACCCGGAAAATCAGACATTTTTTTGCGATACATGATGATAGCTCCGCGTCAACTCTTGAAAAAGAAAGTCTCATTTATTCCATATTAACGGAAACAATATTGGCTTTTGCAGATTATCCGCCCCCCATTTACGATGTCGGCAAACAAAATGCCTCTGTTGAACGGGTCTGTAATTTTATCAGAAAACATTACTCAGAAAATCTTTCTCTGGGGGAATTGTCGAAAATAGCCTGCTTAAGCCCTTTTCACTTCCAGAGGGTCTTTACGAAAGAAATCGGTATTTCACCTCATAATTACCTGATGCATTACAGGATCGGCAAGGCAAGGAAAAAGCTTCTGAAAACAGGTTATATCGCAGAGACCGCAACAGAAACAGGATTTGCTGATCAAAGCCATTTTTCTAAAAAATTTAAACAGATTGTCGGCATTAACCCCGGAAGATACCTGAAAATAAGCCTGTGA